The sequence CTTGATGTGAGACCTGGCATGCGTATCCTCCCCAACTTATgccggggatgggggtgggggaggttcaGTGAACCTGCCTCCAGAGTGCCTGGGAAGTGGCAGGTACTTAAtcatttccccttccttctcttctgtcaCCAAGGTGAGGCCAGCATGTGTCCCTCCTCCAGGGGTAGGGTGACCCCAGCCTGAAGAGCAGAGCAGAGTAGCAAGTAGCGGGTGGGCTGTGAGTGCAGACAGCCCGCCACCTGCCAGCTGTGTCCCCCACAAGttgtttaacttctctgggctccGGGTCCTCACCTGAGAAATGGGGATGATGACTGCAGAGATGGTGGGAGGTCCCATCAGGGGCTGAGAGCGTGTCCGCGGAGCAGTTGGCAGCGTCCTAGCCTAGATACGGGTGAGCTGCAACAGCCATCACACTTAGTACTGGCACGCTCAGTATGGCTGGGCTCTGTCAGGTGATCAGCCATTCAGGAAGCAACTCTGAAATCGGGAAAACTGGCCCAGGGCCTCACACCCCAGAAGCTCCAGGTGTCTAGAGGACCCCTACATCATGGGGAGTCCTTGGGGGTTGAGTGGCTCCAGGCTGTTGAGCTCTTGGTGGCTCTGGAATCGGGAGCTGGGGGGGTTAGGATGCTCACCAGAGCTCTGGGGCACCCAGGGCCTGGGAGAGCCGCCAGAGGCTGAGGCCGAGGGTGGGGCCTGGGTGGCCCAGCTCCCGCCCCAAATATGGCTGTGGTGAGGCCACAGCGGCCCTGACCAGACAGGCCCAGACTAGACAGGCGCTGAGTCTCTCAGCAGACGGCACTGCTCTGTGCCTCTCCCCCAGCTTTACTGTGTCCCAAGCCGGGCCTTTGCCCCCTGCCTGGGATGCTAGAGTCCTCACCTGGCCCGGCCATGCCCTTGCTGGGTGACCCCGCTGGGTCTctctacctctctgagcttctgttttttCCATGCATGAGAACTGCGACCTCCATCTTGGGACTCTCGGAGGGTGGGAGCTCCGGGTCAGAATCACTGTTTGTGGTCCATGGGCTCTGGCACGGTGGGGCTGGGTGTCTGGTAACTGTCTGCCCCACATACCCCCGGGGAGGGGGCAAACAGAGCACATCTAGCCCCACCGTGTACCCAGCCCTGGCAGGGCGTGAGCAAGACTGCCCCCAGCAATCAGACCTCAGTTCCCGGTGCCCTTCGCACTTTGTGTGCACTGCCTGGTTCATCCTCAGATCCACGCTCTGGGGAAGTATCGTCCCCATTTGTCAGGTGAGCAGATTGAGGCAGGACTGCAGCCCCTCCacgctggggagtggctgcagtggctgtcCTGGGCAGGAGCCAGCTCACGTAACTGGAGAGGGCAGAGTGGGGGCCGGGGGCACCCAGGAAGAAAGGTAGGTGGAAAGGTATCTGCTGGGGGGGTGGAGGGCACAAGGGCCTGGCCTTTCCTTGGAAGCTTTGTGGGGTCCCTTCCTGGGTGTGTGTGAAGAGTACAGTCAGGGCTGCACCCCGACCCAGTCCTCACCAGCCCAAATGGCGGGAGTAGGTGCCTGGCAGCCCAGGCCCTCCACAAGGGGGCAGGAGGCGGTAGGAGGCCTTGGAATCAGCATCTGGATGCCAGTCAGCCTGTGCCAAAGGGCCCTGCTGCGTGACGGCCTCAGCTTGGCCATTGACACGGCCGGCTGGGGTCAAGTGAGGGTGCGCTGACCGTCCACACCTCTGACCATAGGCCACCAGGACCCAAGGCTTGAGCAGGTCCCTGCATCCTCTCTCCTGCACAGGATGCCCACCGCCGCCACCCAGTGAGAAGGGGTCCACAGCCCTGGCGTGAAGCTCCTCCCAGCAGCCCGGCATCTGCCCCGACTGCTCAGGAGGCCCCTCAGCCTGCCGCCGGCCCCAGACCTCCCCGCTGCGGCGTGCCTGACCCGCTGGATGGGCCGAGTGCCCACAACCGACAAAAGCGGTTCGTGCTGTCGGGCGGGCGCTGGGAAAAGACGGACCTCACCTACAGGTAGGGCCAGGGGCTGCGAGCAGGCTCTCGCCCTCCACCTACCGCCCTCACCCTGCTTCTGAGACACACTTGTGCCAGATCCCCATAGTAACAGGCTGGTGTATCCACTGGCCTCTGAGCCCCCTGGGTCAACACCCCAAACCCACACTTAGATGCCCACACAGATGGTACCCCCTGTACCCATGCCCTCCCTCAGCAGAGGAGTCTCAGCACATGCCTGGTCACACCGTAAGCATGTGGGGACACAGCCTTCAGTCAGCCAGGCAGCCTCTGTGGGGATGCACTAAGGGCCAGGTCCTGGGATTCTGTGGTGAATGAGGCAGACACGGCCCCTCCTCTCAGCGAGCTAGGTGTTATCCACACCGGGTTCATATCTATCGCTGCAACTTGGGATCCGAGCAGGTAGGGAGCAGCAGTGGCAGGACAGGTAATAGCTCAGGTGACCTGAGGCCCCTCAGGGTGATGCAGCGGGGCTCATCCTGGGAGAGAAGGTGTGAATACTGGTGTGGTGCCCCGAGGCATTGGAGCTGAGACTGCTGGGGGCTCCGGAAATGTCCTGGGTGGGGAGCTGGGAACCAGGAGGGTGCAGGTCTAGGGCCCAAGGGCTCCCCACAGTGAGCGGTATAGTCAGGTCTAGAAGGTGGGCCTCGGGGCTCCTGGTCCTGTGTTCTTTCCACCCAATGCAGATACTCATGGGCACCTGAGGACACAAACCCACACAAAGATGTGCCCATGTGGCAGAGGGACTGGTGTGCCACACCTGAGGCCCAGGGCACACCTGGCCTGTGTCGTGCATGCCTGCTCCCCCACTGAGCAGCATCCAGGGGCAACTCCTGGCCCAACAGCCATCAGGGGCTGACGCTGCCCCATGAGCCAGGTCCAGGCCCCTGCTCCTCCCCCAGGATCCTCCGGTTCCCATGGCAGCTGGTGCGGGAACAGGTGCGGCAAACGGTGGCAGAGGCCCTACAGGTATGGAGTGATGTGACGCCACTCACCTTTACTGAGGTGCACGAGGGCCACGCTGACATCATGATCGACTTCACCAGGTGAGCCAGTGGCCGGGGACCCCTCTAGGAAtgagccccacccatcagcagccACTGACTCTGCCCCCACTCCCCTGCAGGTACTGGCATGGGGACAACCTCCCATTTGATGGACCTGGGGGCATCCTGGCCCACGCCTTCTTCCCCAAGACCCACCGAGAAGGGGATGTCCACTTCGACTATGACGAGACCTGGACAATCGGGGACAACCAGGGTATGGGCTGGGGACCCACTTTCCAGATGGGGCTACTGAACATCATAGAGAATGGGGACTTGCCGAGGTCCCTGAGCTGGGCCCGCAGCTCAGTGTCTTGCTGCAGGAGCTCGGGGATTGCTGGACTATCTCCCTTTTCCAGGCACAGACCTCCTGCAGGTGGCAGCCCACGAATTTGGCCATGTGCTCGGGCTGCAGCACACGACAGCTGCTAAGGCCCTCATGTCCCCTTTCTACACCTTCCGATACCCACTGAGCCTCAGCCCGGATGACCGCAGGGGCATCCAGCACCTCTACGGCCGGCCTCGACTAGCCCCCACCTCTAGGCCCCCAGACCTGGGCCCCGGGGCCGGGGTGGACACCAACGAGATTGCACCACTGGAGGTGAGgcccaggagggtggggaggcaggaggtgAGGCCCTGCTTCCAGCCCCGACCCCCACTGCTGGCCTCTGTGGCTCCAGTGCAGGCTCTTTTTGACCCTTCTCTCCTACCCCAGCCAGATGCCCCACCAGATGCCTGCCAGGTCTCCTTTGATGCGGTCGCCACCATCCGCGGCGAACTCTTCTTCTTCAAGGCAGGCTTTGTATGGCGGCTGCGCGGGGGCCAGCTGCAGCCCGGCTACCCTGCGCTGGCCTCGCGCCACTGGCAGGGGCTGCCCACCTCCGTGGATGCAGCCTTTGAGGATGCCCAGGGCCACATCTGGTTCTTCCAAGGTGAGTGGGGGCTGGAGGTCACACTTCAGGAATATCATGGTCAAGGGTAGGGACAGACGGCAGACATGATGAACAGATGGAGTGTGCCTCGAACTCTTGGGACGAAGGAAGAGTGTGGCTCACTTCTCTGGGCACAGCTGGGAGGCTTCCTAGAGGAAGCGGCTCTCGAGGTTGGAGTAGAATTGAAGGTATCACACCCCATGGAGCATGTGTGATCATTACCCCTGGTCTAGAGATGAGGCTCCAGGGCTCAGAGGTGGTGAAGTGACCTGCATGAGGGCACAGCTTGGAAAAGGCAGAGAGGGATGTGATCTGGGTCTGGCAGAGACGAGAGCCTGGAGCATTGCGGGCAGCAGGGACTTCACAAAGGCCCAGTTAGGGCCTGCTGCGGCAGGGCTGGGCCCAAGGATGGGCAGCAGGTGCCTGTCCAGAGCAGCCAAGTGCAGGGAAGGAGCAGGAGCCCAGGCGGCCTCTCTGCTGCTTAGAGTAAACTTCCCCACGTGTACCTCCCAGTGCCTGCATTGCCCAATGTCctacttgggggtggggggtgccaaGCAGGCATTGCTGGCCTTCATGTTTTatggacaaggaaactgaggctgggaaagTCCATGGCCATGGTGGTGGCTGGGCGGGTCCACAGTGGCTGGATGTGGCAGTTGGGCAGCTTGTTGCAGCCCCCACTCTCTAACAGGAGCTCAATACTGGGTATACGATGGTGAGAAGCCAGTCCTGGGCCCCGCGCCCCTCTCTGAGCTGGGCCTACTGGGGTCCCTGGTCCACGCCGCCCTGGTCTGGGGCCCCGAGAAGAACAAGATCTACTTCTTCCGAGGCGGAGACTACTGGCGCTTCCACCCCAGCACCCGCCGTGTGGACAGCCCTGTGCCCCGCCGGGCCACCGACTGGCGAGGGGTGCCCTCTGAGATCGACGCTGCCTTCCAGGATGCTGACGGTgcgctgggggtggggtggctgggGGAAGCGGGGTGGTGGCTGCATCTCCCACCGGTGGTGGCTGGGCATTAGCTCTCATTGCGGGTCCTCTGCCTGGCGAACTCCTTCTCCACCCCCTCCTCGTGCCGGGGCAGTGCTAGACCCCTGTGctgcagatgaggagactgagggccAGAGAGGTGCAAGGACTTGCCGAGGTCCCTTGGTCGTGCCTGGTGAAGTAATAACTGCTGCTTGCTGAGGGCCAATGAGGCTCTGGGCACAGTGCTGAGCTCTGTACACGTCTCATGCGATTTCCCGATGTAGCATCTGTTATGAACCCAGTTTCCAGAAGAGCAAACAGAGATTCAGGTGGTGAGGTACCTAACCGGGTCCACCAAGGTGGACAGAACCAGGACCTCCACCCAGGCAGTCCCTGCTTCTAGCCAAGAGCCACCTGCCTCCTGTGATCTTGAAGCACTAGATCTGGGACTCACAGTCCAGCGCTCTCTCCCGTGTCCCCCCTTTGCTTCTGTGCTCCCCCACATCGGGACCTGCCGGGAGAGCTGTCCTGTAGTGGTCTCGGGCTCCTGGGCTCCAGGTCGCCAGTGTCCCCCATCTGACTCAAGGCACAGGAGAGGTGGTGAGAGGGGCGGGATTTGCTTTCCTGAGGGGCAGGAGTTGGGCCTCCGAGGCTCTGGCCTCTGTCAATCTGGGTGGTAGCTCAGATCAGACCCTGGGGCAGGCAGAAGGGCTTGCCCAAAGGGAGGTTTTGGAAGGGACACCCTGGGGTCTACAGGTTTCAAGGAACTCAGCAGTGGCCAAGGTCTGCCCACTGGGACTTGCCCCTGTGTCCACCCGCCCCGCCTGACCCTCCTGTCTCCTCAGGCTATGCCTACTTCCTGCGCGGCCGCCTCTACTGGAAGTTTGACCCTGTGAAGGTGAAGGCCCTGGAGGGCTTCCCCCGCCTCGTGGGCCCCGACTTCTTTGGGTGTACCGAGCCTGCCAATACTTTCCGCTAACCATGGCTTGGATGTCCTCAGGGCCCCTAACCCCTGCCAGGACACTGACATCGGCTGGAGACCACAGCCATCTTTGTGGCTGTGGGCACTGGGTGCGGCACGGAGCCGTGCCtactcgggggtgggggggaggcgggCACTGCCATCAGGACTGCAGGAAGGGCCGCGCGGGTCGTGGCCACTGCCAGTGACTGCCTCAGACTGGGCAGGGAGGCTCCGGCATTAAGGGTGAGGGTGGCCTCAGGCCAGCTCCACCCAACCTGTGCTGGTCACAGTCAAACCCAGCTGCCTTGGGTCTCTGTCCCCATCCTTCAGAGTAGCACctcagcagggctgggggagTTGGAGCCCTCACTGTCCTGGCTGTGGGGTAACACAGGGTGCTGGCATGTGGGTCCCAGGGCACTGTGCCTTCTGTCTTTTCCTGAGAAGTCAGCTCTGGTAGGTGCTTGGAACTGGCTGCCTTCCAGTTGGTGGTTCTGGAGACCTGTTCCCCAGGATCCAGGGCACAAGGGCcaggcagctggggaggggggtgctTCCTGCCAGAGACCCTGGGACCTGGAGGCCCCAACATACCTCAATCCTATCACGGGTCGGATCCTCTCCAGCCCTCACCCCACACCAAGCCCTCCAAAGCCATGTAAATGTGTACAGTGTGTataaaggcttttctttttttttttactgaggacTGTCATTAAACATGGTCATTTTCTACCTGCCTGCCTGGGGTGTCTCTGTGACTGCAAGGCCAGGATGGGGGGAGAGCTgggccagggaggtgggaggactGGCTGGGAACCTGCTCTGCCCTGGGAGCCAGGGTtgcagcccaccccacccccaagcccctgGTCCTCGGGGCCGGGTGCCCTGCTTAGGGCTCCTCCTCATCTTGCTGGATGCCTGGAGTGGCTTTATAATCTGTTCCCTGCCTCCACAATGGCCCCTCATACCCTCGTCCACCAAGTGGTGGTCACTCTTTCTGATCATGCCACGTTCCAGCCCCTATCCTGCCGCTGTCAAGACACAGAACAAAACTCATGGTTACCACTGCCAACCATTCCTAACTCTCCAGGGTCTCCTCGCCTGCCACCCAGGCCCACGCGGACGTTCTTTGGAGTGGCACCTACCACGGCTGCCATTTATCAGATGGAACCATAGGAAATTGTCAGCAGTGGGCCGTTTTTGATCTACTGCAATTGTTCAACCGGATACACGGATGCTTTGATGCTTTCCAGTGTGTCAGGCCCCGCTCCAGCTGTAAGCGCCCCAGGGCAGGGCTGTCTGGCTTCAGTGCACCCGGCTTGTGGTAAGCATAAAGCGCAGAGTTAAGGAGGGAATGGAGACggtccccccgcccccgccaaccCCAACACTCAGAGGCTGCACCAGCCAAACCAAACACCACCTGGGCCTTGAAATCCTGCCAACCCCATCCCCAAAGCCACAGGAACAGTGTGGGCCCGGAGCTGGGATAGCGGTCCCTGAGCCCTCCTATCCGCTCAGCTGCACTGAGTTCTTGGgccgaggaaactgaggcatatgtGCTTCTGGCCTCCTCCAGGCCTTCAGGCCTCGCCTCGTTCCTCCTCACTGGGCTGAGTTACAGTCCCAGCTGTGAGACTGGGAAGACCACCGCCTGAGTCAGGGCCGCGGTCGCTATTTCTGTCCGTGAGAAATTTTCCCTGGTACCTCCACTTCGGAGGCGGCCTCGGAGGAAGAGAAACGTGTCGAGACCCCTTTAAGGGGCACGCGGGGGCGCGCTCGGCCTTTTGTTTGGGCGGCAGCGGCGCGCGCGTCAGCGTCAACGCCCGCGCCTGCGCACTGAGTGCGGCCTGGTCGTCGTCTGCTGCGGCGGTGGAGGAGCCCGGCGGCGGCGCAAGCACCTGGCCCGGCTCGGCCAGCCCTTCGC is a genomic window of Lagenorhynchus albirostris chromosome 14, mLagAlb1.1, whole genome shotgun sequence containing:
- the MMP11 gene encoding stromelysin-3 isoform X4 yields the protein MAWAARLRGAAPRALLLPLLLLLLPPPPLLARAPRSPDAHRRHPVRRGPQPWREAPPSSPASAPTAQEAPQPAAGPRPPRCGVPDPLDGPSAHNRQKRFVLSGGRWEKTDLTYRILRFPWQLVREQVRQTVAEALQVWSDVTPLTFTEVHEGHADIMIDFTRYWHGDNLPFDGPGGILAHAFFPKTHREGDVHFDYDETWTIGDNQGTDLLQVAAHEFGHVLGLQHTTAAKALMSPFYTFRYPLSLSPDDRRGIQHLYGRPRLAPTSRPPDLGPGAGVDTNEIAPLEMPHQMPARSPLMRSPPSAANSSSSRQALYGGCAGASCSPATLRWPRATGRGCPPPWMQPLRMPRATSGSSKAETTGASTPAPAVWTALCPAGPPTGEGCPLRSTLPSRMLTAMPTSCAAASTGSLTL
- the MMP11 gene encoding stromelysin-3 isoform X2; translation: MAWAARLRGAAPRALLLPLLLLLLPPPPLLARAPRSPDAHRRHPVRRGPQPWREAPPSSPASAPTAQEAPQPAAGPRPPRCGVPDPLDGPSAHNRQKRFVLSGGRWEKTDLTYRILRFPWQLVREQVRQTVAEALQVWSDVTPLTFTEVHEGHADIMIDFTRYWHGDNLPFDGPGGILAHAFFPKTHREGDVHFDYDETWTIGDNQGTDLLQVAAHEFGHVLGLQHTTAAKALMSPFYTFRYPLSLSPDDRRGIQHLYGRPRLAPTSRPPDLGPGAGVDTNEIAPLEMPHQMPARSPLMRSPPSAANSSSSRQALYGGCAGASCSPATLRWPRATGRGCPPPWMQPLRMPRATSGSSKELNTGYTMVRSQSWAPRPSLSWAYWGPWSTPPWSGAPRRTRSTSSEAETTGASTPAPAVWTALCPAGPPTGEGCPLRSTLPSRMLTAMPTSCAAASTGSLTL
- the MMP11 gene encoding stromelysin-3 isoform X1, producing MAWAARLRGAAPRALLLPLLLLLLPPPPLLARAPRSPDAHRRHPVRRGPQPWREAPPSSPASAPTAQEAPQPAAGPRPPRCGVPDPLDGPSAHNRQKRFVLSGGRWEKTDLTYRILRFPWQLVREQVRQTVAEALQVWSDVTPLTFTEVHEGHADIMIDFTRYWHGDNLPFDGPGGILAHAFFPKTHREGDVHFDYDETWTIGDNQGTDLLQVAAHEFGHVLGLQHTTAAKALMSPFYTFRYPLSLSPDDRRGIQHLYGRPRLAPTSRPPDLGPGAGVDTNEIAPLEPDAPPDACQVSFDAVATIRGELFFFKAGFVWRLRGGQLQPGYPALASRHWQGLPTSVDAAFEDAQGHIWFFQGAQYWVYDGEKPVLGPAPLSELGLLGSLVHAALVWGPEKNKIYFFRGGDYWRFHPSTRRVDSPVPRRATDWRGVPSEIDAAFQDADGYAYFLRGRLYWKFDPVKVKALEGFPRLVGPDFFGCTEPANTFR
- the MMP11 gene encoding stromelysin-3 isoform X3; its protein translation is MAWAARLRGAAPRALLLPLLLLLLPPPPLLARAPRSPDAHRRHPVRRGPQPWREAPPSSPASAPTAQEAPQPAAGPRPPRCGVPDPLDGPSAHNRQKRFVLSGGRWEKTDLTYRILRFPWQLVREQVRQTVAEALQVWSDVTPLTFTEVHEGHADIMIDFTRYWHGDNLPFDGPGGILAHAFFPKTHREGDVHFDYDETWTIGDNQGTDLLQVAAHEFGHVLGLQHTTAAKALMSPFYTFRYPLSLSPDDRRGIQHLYGRPRLAPTSRPPDLGPGAGVDTNEIAPLEPDAPPDACQVSFDAVATIRGELFFFKAGFVWRLRGGQLQPGYPALASRHWQGLPTSVDAAFEDAQGHIWFFQGGDYWRFHPSTRRVDSPVPRRATDWRGVPSEIDAAFQDADGYAYFLRGRLYWKFDPVKVKALEGFPRLVGPDFFGCTEPANTFR